The window CTTGTCCTCGGCAATGAGGATTATTTAAAATACGGATACAATTATATTATAAAAGCCAACAACGGCACCTATAAGGGCGAATGCATCGCCTACCCTGAAGAAATCGCCAGACTCCTTGATATTATTGCACAATAATCTGGAAATTAATATATTCTCTTAAAGACTGCCACCACAGAGAAGCCTTCTTGCCTCATAAAGATCAGAGATATAATTGATGCTCTGTAATTGATTGCCACCGACATCAATAGTTTCTATGCCAGAGATACTAAGAAACCTGCTTATACTTTCACCGCCAGAATTCCTGTACTCTTTCATGGATTTATAGAGCTTTTCGGTGTAAATGGTAAAGAGAGGCTGGTAAAATCCACCAGATATGCATGCAATAGCTTCTCCATGGTAATTGCTAATTATACTGCGAATCAGTGATGCATCTATATATGGCATATCCCCACCAACTGCCAGGAATCTCCTGTATTTTTCAATGCAATATAGAATAGAATCAATGAGGATGCCGCCAGTTGCATCATATTCTGTCCTGCAATATTTCGATGATACCGATGGGTCCTTTGTAAAAAGTATTATTTCATCGAATAAACTGGATTGGAGAATTATCCTTGAAACCCTCTCTATTAGCGGTTCCCCACACAGATCCATTCTGTGCTTACCCATGAGCCTCTGGCTTTTCTTTGCGAAAACTATTGCTATCATTTATTTGCTCCAGCGAGGGATGCAAAGGCATTTTTCAGGTCTTCGTATCTCCTGCTGTCCTTATTTATAATTACATGGAATGGCATACAGCCTTTCTGTTCAAACTCCAGAGAGTAAAGTTCAGCATATTGCCTGTATGTTATTCCAGCATCACATCTTCCGTTTCTTACGTAATCACAGATAATTTCCGGGTTGTCAAGGTAGGTTATGTCATTAGGCCCTGATATTCCTTCTGAATATTCATAGAGC of the Ferroplasma sp. genome contains:
- a CDS encoding NTP transferase domain-containing protein, with translation MIAIVFAKKSQRLMGKHRMDLCGEPLIERVSRIILQSSLFDEIILFTKDPSVSSKYCRTEYDATGGILIDSILYCIEKYRRFLAVGGDMPYIDASLIRSIISNYHGEAIACISGGFYQPLFTIYTEKLYKSMKEYRNSGGESISRFLSISGIETIDVGGNQLQSINYISDLYEARRLLCGGSL